A genome region from Corynebacterium uberis includes the following:
- a CDS encoding Rv3212 family protein: MSHPVDPQTPQTPPAPPAPPQSQDGAGRPLRRTRGDLIATGVIAGVAVLGVAGVMLTAPANQVDHHVAQEEFSAPPVAIPVPQRVSPAWSATATPLRGVTRPLVTQGLVIVNDDHGVRAVDTKGQEVWSYSRDRELCSTAVAWDKVIVTYRDGLGCGDVVALRGTDGAYARTRSAYNGDPVWALSSNDNVGTVARNRVELWRSDLVRTVEYGQVIAKQEPNLQPHEDCAIDSALTRKDLLAVTETCPADKGSWLRLQKTTPKQSRKPEILKDIKLDGPAAVVAVSATHAAVYVGGSHPRIISFAKKDGSRAAVKDVAASPWADQAAASESVFAAATADMTNNMSWFDGSRLYLFDPENLAVTRVLDDAIGTGVMVSGSFAYPTKDGLRVINPKSGQQLSAPRVDRPEHPETVYLGVAQDKIIERRGDTVVALQRDL; this comes from the coding sequence GTGAGCCACCCCGTAGACCCGCAGACTCCGCAAACCCCGCCCGCACCGCCCGCGCCACCACAGTCACAGGACGGTGCCGGGCGGCCCCTGCGACGCACCCGCGGAGACCTGATTGCCACCGGCGTCATCGCCGGCGTCGCCGTCCTTGGCGTGGCCGGCGTGATGCTCACCGCCCCCGCCAACCAGGTGGACCACCACGTGGCGCAGGAAGAGTTCAGCGCCCCGCCGGTAGCGATCCCAGTACCGCAGCGGGTGTCACCAGCCTGGAGCGCCACCGCCACGCCCCTGCGCGGGGTGACCCGGCCGCTGGTGACCCAGGGATTGGTCATTGTCAATGATGATCACGGCGTGCGCGCCGTGGACACTAAGGGCCAGGAGGTGTGGTCCTACTCGCGGGATCGCGAGCTGTGCTCCACCGCGGTGGCCTGGGACAAGGTGATTGTCACCTATCGCGACGGCCTGGGCTGCGGCGACGTGGTAGCCCTGCGCGGCACCGACGGCGCCTACGCCCGCACCCGCTCGGCCTACAACGGCGACCCGGTCTGGGCCCTGTCTTCCAATGACAATGTGGGCACCGTGGCCCGCAACCGCGTGGAGCTGTGGCGCTCTGACCTGGTGCGCACCGTGGAGTATGGGCAGGTCATTGCCAAGCAGGAGCCGAACCTGCAGCCGCACGAAGACTGCGCCATCGATTCGGCCCTGACCCGCAAGGACCTCCTCGCCGTCACGGAGACGTGCCCGGCGGATAAGGGCTCCTGGCTGCGCCTGCAAAAGACCACCCCGAAGCAGTCCCGCAAGCCGGAAATACTCAAGGACATCAAGCTGGATGGCCCCGCAGCGGTGGTGGCCGTCAGCGCCACGCACGCCGCGGTCTATGTGGGCGGCAGCCACCCGCGGATCATCAGCTTTGCTAAGAAGGATGGGTCCCGGGCTGCGGTCAAGGACGTGGCAGCCTCCCCGTGGGCGGACCAGGCGGCCGCCTCCGAGTCCGTCTTTGCCGCGGCGACCGCGGATATGACCAACAACATGAGCTGGTTTGACGGCTCGCGCCTCTATCTTTTCGACCCCGAAAACCTGGCCGTGACCCGTGTGTTGGATGACGCCATTGGCACCGGCGTGATGGTTTCTGGCTCTTTTGCCTACCCCACCAAGGACGGCCTGCGGGTGATCAACCCGAAGTCGGGACAACAGCTGTCTGCCCCCCGGGTGGACCGCCCGGAGCACCCGGAGACGGTCTATCTGGGCGTGGCCCAGGACAAGATCATCGAGCGCCGCGGGGACACCGTCGTTGCGCTCCAGCGCGATCTGTAG
- a CDS encoding DUF6912 family protein: MRVYIPATYATLRGLNESQVVTARSGWAFAVTPALREFYTAGDEEEIAHAAFQDAAEASIRLLAAGDETQFPHRRVVISADVPDAHVTATPDNGESVVRLDPAQINAVDVAAIHVDIPESEEATARAIAAIDAADLGDEDAELTVGDALDNFLAWYDPSELPVLVELL; the protein is encoded by the coding sequence ATGCGCGTCTACATTCCGGCCACCTATGCCACCTTGCGCGGGCTCAACGAGTCCCAGGTGGTCACCGCGCGCTCCGGGTGGGCGTTCGCGGTCACTCCGGCGCTGCGGGAGTTCTATACCGCCGGCGATGAGGAGGAGATTGCGCACGCGGCGTTCCAGGATGCCGCGGAGGCGTCTATCCGCCTGCTCGCAGCGGGGGATGAGACCCAGTTCCCCCACCGCCGGGTGGTCATTTCCGCCGATGTGCCGGACGCGCACGTCACCGCGACCCCGGATAATGGCGAGTCGGTGGTGCGACTAGACCCGGCGCAGATCAACGCGGTGGATGTGGCCGCGATCCACGTCGATATTCCCGAATCCGAGGAGGCCACCGCGCGCGCCATTGCGGCTATCGACGCCGCCGACCTCGGCGATGAGGATGCCGAGCTCACCGTCGGCGACGCGCTGGATAACTTCCTCGCCTGGTATGACCCCAGCGAGCTGCCGGTACTCGTGGAGCTGCTCTAG
- the aroA gene encoding 3-phosphoshikimate 1-carboxyvinyltransferase: protein MPEKCDLWNAPVCPRPIEWTQPIPGSKSITNRALILAALADGTSRISGALRSRDTDLMIAALRALGVRIDAPSPTELTVTPPPHLHGGTIDCGLAGTIMRFVPPLAALANSEVFLDGDERARQRPMSTITQALRALGVAVTGDALPLKVCGTGSAPRGGTVEIDASASSQFVSGLLLSGARYQEGITVVHAGSSVPSGPHIAMTVDMLRSAGVTVDADPSAATWSVHPGPIAARDWAIEPDLSNATPFLAAAAVTGGSVTIPDWPEQTTQPGDAIRGILTTMGCTVSHSAAAGGLRVQGPSAGGLRGVDIDMSDIGELTPTVAALAALAATPSRLTGIAHLRGHETDRLAALAQEITAAGGHCRERADGLEISPTDPDAWRPTVWHSYADHRMATAGAIIGLAVPGVQVEDIATTAKTLPGFAQLWETMIAEGTTRG from the coding sequence GTGCCTGAAAAGTGTGACCTGTGGAATGCCCCCGTATGCCCCCGCCCGATCGAATGGACCCAGCCCATCCCCGGCTCAAAGTCCATCACTAACAGAGCCCTCATCCTCGCCGCGCTCGCCGACGGGACCTCCCGCATCAGCGGGGCGCTGCGCTCCCGGGACACCGACCTGATGATCGCGGCCCTGCGCGCCCTGGGAGTGCGTATCGACGCCCCCTCCCCCACCGAGCTGACCGTCACCCCACCGCCGCACCTTCACGGCGGCACCATCGACTGCGGGCTGGCAGGAACCATCATGCGCTTCGTCCCGCCGCTGGCCGCCCTGGCCAACTCCGAGGTGTTCCTCGACGGCGACGAACGCGCCCGGCAACGCCCCATGTCCACCATTACGCAGGCGCTGCGCGCCCTGGGCGTCGCCGTCACGGGCGATGCCCTACCCCTTAAGGTGTGCGGCACGGGCAGCGCGCCGCGCGGCGGCACCGTGGAGATCGACGCGTCGGCGTCTTCGCAGTTCGTCTCCGGACTTCTGCTTTCCGGGGCCCGCTACCAGGAGGGCATCACGGTGGTCCACGCGGGCAGCTCCGTGCCCTCCGGGCCGCACATCGCCATGACCGTTGACATGCTGCGCAGCGCCGGGGTCACCGTCGACGCCGACCCGTCCGCCGCCACCTGGTCCGTCCACCCGGGGCCCATCGCCGCCCGGGACTGGGCCATCGAGCCGGACCTCTCCAATGCCACGCCCTTCCTGGCCGCTGCCGCAGTCACCGGGGGCAGCGTGACCATCCCCGACTGGCCGGAACAGACCACCCAGCCTGGCGATGCCATCCGCGGGATCCTGACCACCATGGGGTGCACGGTCAGCCACAGCGCCGCCGCGGGTGGGCTGCGCGTCCAGGGGCCGTCTGCCGGGGGGTTGCGCGGCGTGGACATCGATATGTCAGACATCGGGGAGCTCACCCCCACCGTCGCCGCCCTGGCCGCCCTGGCCGCCACCCCCAGCCGGCTGACCGGCATCGCCCACCTGCGCGGCCATGAGACCGACCGGCTGGCCGCCCTGGCGCAGGAGATCACCGCCGCGGGCGGGCACTGCCGCGAGCGCGCAGACGGGCTGGAGATCTCCCCCACCGACCCCGACGCCTGGAGGCCCACCGTCTGGCACTCCTACGCCGATCACCGCATGGCCACCGCCGGGGCGATCATCGGCCTGGCGGTGCCCGGGGTGCAGGTCGAGGACATCGCCACCACGGCCAAGACCCTGCCCGGCTTCGCACAACTGTGGGAAACCATGATCGCGGAGGGCACCACCCGTGGCTAG
- the rsrA gene encoding mycothiol system anti-sigma-R factor, translating to MTLDKEPCGCNCQDAEQALFELLDAHLTHRECEQLRAHIQACPECYSRLQLEEAVRALLSRCCAPPPAPVQLRTRITAQIRIISS from the coding sequence ATGACGCTGGACAAGGAGCCCTGCGGCTGTAACTGCCAGGACGCCGAACAGGCACTCTTCGAGCTTCTCGACGCCCACCTCACGCACCGTGAGTGCGAACAACTACGCGCGCACATCCAAGCCTGCCCGGAGTGCTACTCGCGGTTGCAGCTCGAGGAGGCCGTCCGCGCCCTGCTGAGCAGATGCTGCGCGCCTCCGCCCGCGCCGGTGCAGCTACGCACCCGCATCACCGCGCAGATTCGCATCATCAGCAGCTAG
- a CDS encoding SOS response-associated peptidase yields the protein MCGRFVLFTTAEQLLDAVGRLPADPAIAAVRAPQHTPPPRYNIAPTQMVATVRMDNSQALVEPARWGLLPGWKRDETGPTLFNARAETIAEKPSFRTAVRRAQRCLIPMDGYYEWHERQPYFVHRTDGQLLWAGGLWDTGTDRLSATIVTTAAPEPLRWLHHRTPLLLGPSSAARWLGPDPAEEVADLLAPAGAEVTDALATRPVTRAVGSVRNQGAWLLEDPADPVD from the coding sequence ATGTGTGGAAGGTTTGTGCTTTTTACTACCGCCGAGCAGCTTCTCGACGCCGTCGGGCGCCTGCCCGCGGACCCCGCCATCGCCGCGGTGCGTGCCCCGCAGCACACGCCGCCGCCCCGCTACAACATCGCGCCCACCCAGATGGTGGCCACCGTGCGGATGGACAACTCCCAGGCGCTCGTGGAGCCGGCGCGCTGGGGGCTGCTGCCCGGCTGGAAGCGCGACGAGACGGGCCCCACGCTGTTTAACGCCCGCGCGGAGACCATCGCCGAAAAACCGTCCTTTCGCACTGCGGTGCGGCGGGCGCAGCGCTGCCTGATCCCCATGGATGGCTACTACGAATGGCACGAGCGGCAACCCTATTTTGTCCACCGCACCGACGGGCAACTCCTGTGGGCCGGGGGCCTGTGGGACACCGGAACCGACCGGTTGTCCGCGACGATCGTCACCACCGCCGCCCCCGAGCCGCTGCGCTGGCTGCACCACCGCACCCCGCTGCTGCTTGGCCCCAGCTCCGCTGCGCGATGGCTGGGACCGGACCCCGCCGAGGAGGTGGCGGACCTCCTCGCGCCGGCGGGCGCGGAGGTCACCGACGCGTTAGCCACCCGTCCGGTCACCCGCGCCGTGGGGTCGGTGCGCAACCAGGGAGCGTGGCTGCTGGAGGACCCCGCAGACCCGGTTGATTAG
- the hpf gene encoding ribosome hibernation-promoting factor, HPF/YfiA family, translating to MSDAAEHAETLSPEARVSITGRNVEVPEHFAERVNSKLAKIEKLDPTLTFFHVELQHEPNPRRESQADRIQITATGKGHIARAEAKEDSFYAALETALGKMQRSLRKVKARRSIAQSGHRAPKGAGELAAGLAHEAERARENQGQYDVDPYADQIEESLPGRIVRTKEHPATPMSVDDALSEMELVGHDFYLFVDEETQRPSVVYRRHAYDYGLISLTEEN from the coding sequence ATGTCTGATGCTGCTGAGCACGCCGAGACGCTAAGCCCGGAGGCCCGGGTTTCCATCACCGGCCGAAACGTTGAGGTCCCCGAACACTTCGCCGAGCGGGTCAACTCCAAGCTGGCAAAGATCGAGAAGCTCGACCCCACGCTCACCTTCTTCCACGTTGAGCTCCAGCACGAGCCCAATCCGCGCCGGGAGTCCCAGGCGGATCGCATTCAGATCACCGCCACGGGCAAGGGCCACATCGCCCGCGCGGAAGCGAAGGAAGATAGCTTCTACGCAGCCCTGGAAACTGCCCTAGGCAAGATGCAGCGCTCGCTGCGTAAGGTCAAGGCGCGTCGTTCCATCGCCCAGTCCGGTCACCGCGCACCGAAGGGCGCCGGGGAGCTGGCTGCGGGCCTGGCCCATGAGGCAGAGCGGGCCCGGGAAAACCAGGGGCAATATGATGTTGACCCCTACGCGGACCAGATCGAAGAGTCCCTGCCCGGCCGCATCGTGCGTACCAAGGAGCACCCGGCCACCCCGATGAGCGTGGATGACGCCCTGTCTGAGATGGAGCTGGTGGGACATGATTTCTACCTCTTCGTCGATGAAGAGACGCAGCGTCCGTCGGTGGTGTATCGCCGGCACGCCTATGACTACGGTCTGATCTCCCTGACCGAGGAGAACTAA
- the secA gene encoding preprotein translocase subunit SecA gives MLGLSKLLRAGEGRTVKELKKIADKVIALEDDYAALSDEELKATTAELKKRLDNGETLEDIKLDAFAAAREASWRVLGQKHFPVQIMGGAALHNGFVAEMATGEGKTLTCVLPAYLNALEGKGVHVVTVNDYLAKRDAEWMGRVHRFMGLEVGVILSDMRPEERRKAYAADITYGTNNEFGFDYLRDNMVRSLNEAVQRGHHYAIVDEVDSILIDEARTPLIISGPVNGSSEFFSVFAQLAPRMREGTHYEVDRRKRTVGILEDGVSFVEDQLGIDNLYAPENSQLVSYLNNAIKAKELFETDKDYIVRNGEVLIVDSFTGRVLSGRRYNEGMHQAIEAKEGVEIKNENQTLATVTLQNYFRLYDKLAGMTGTAETEAAELNQIYKLNVVAIPTNRPNQRTDHADRVYKTQEAKFAAVADDIAERQAKGQPVLVGTTSVERSEYLSELLKRRGIKHNVLNAKHHEQEAQIVAQAGLPGAVTVATNMAGRGTDIVLGGNSDILLDIRLRDRGLDPVEDEEAYQQAWEAELEGSKERTQRLGDRVREAGGLCVIGTERHESRRIDNQLRGRSARQGDPGETRFYLSMRDDLMVRFVGQSMENMMNRLNVPDDVPIEAKMVTNSIKGAQTQVENQNFEMRKNVLKYDEVLNEQRKVIYRERKEILEATDIREYIQHMIDETVGAYVDGATAVGYVEDWDLDELWHALESLYGPSFGWRELLDGSEYGAPGELSATDLKRALLADAHAQYAELESNVAAVGGDDQMREVERMIILPVIDQKWREHLYEMDYLKEGIGLRAMAQRDPLVEYQKEGGEMFRAMNDAIKEETVRQLFLLRKQFAAPQEA, from the coding sequence GTGCTTGGACTGTCGAAGCTGCTGCGTGCCGGCGAGGGCCGTACCGTCAAGGAACTGAAGAAGATCGCGGACAAAGTCATCGCGCTCGAGGACGATTACGCCGCGCTGAGCGATGAGGAGCTCAAGGCCACCACAGCCGAGCTGAAGAAGCGCCTGGACAACGGTGAGACGCTAGAAGACATCAAGCTAGATGCCTTTGCTGCGGCCCGCGAGGCTTCCTGGCGCGTGCTCGGCCAGAAGCACTTCCCGGTGCAGATTATGGGCGGCGCCGCCCTGCACAATGGGTTCGTCGCAGAGATGGCCACCGGTGAGGGCAAGACCCTGACCTGTGTGCTGCCCGCCTATCTCAACGCCCTGGAGGGCAAGGGCGTGCACGTGGTCACGGTCAATGACTACCTGGCTAAGCGCGACGCCGAGTGGATGGGCCGCGTCCACCGCTTCATGGGCCTTGAGGTGGGAGTGATCCTGTCTGACATGCGCCCCGAGGAGCGGCGCAAGGCTTACGCTGCGGACATCACCTATGGCACGAACAATGAGTTCGGTTTTGATTACCTGCGCGACAACATGGTGCGTTCCCTCAACGAGGCCGTGCAGCGCGGCCACCACTACGCCATCGTCGATGAGGTTGACTCGATCCTTATCGACGAAGCCCGTACCCCGCTGATCATCTCCGGCCCGGTCAACGGCTCGTCGGAATTCTTCAGCGTCTTCGCACAGCTGGCCCCGCGCATGCGGGAGGGGACCCACTATGAGGTGGATCGCCGCAAGCGCACGGTGGGCATCCTGGAAGATGGCGTGAGCTTCGTGGAGGACCAGCTGGGCATTGATAACCTCTACGCCCCGGAGAACTCGCAGCTGGTCAGCTACCTCAATAACGCCATTAAGGCCAAGGAGCTCTTTGAGACGGACAAGGATTACATTGTCCGCAACGGCGAGGTGCTCATCGTTGACTCCTTCACCGGTCGCGTGCTGTCCGGGCGCCGCTACAACGAGGGCATGCACCAGGCCATCGAGGCCAAGGAAGGGGTGGAGATCAAAAATGAGAACCAGACCCTGGCCACGGTGACTCTCCAGAACTACTTCCGCCTCTACGACAAGCTCGCCGGCATGACCGGTACGGCCGAGACTGAGGCCGCGGAGCTGAACCAGATTTACAAGCTCAACGTGGTAGCCATCCCGACCAACCGCCCCAACCAGCGCACCGACCACGCTGACCGCGTGTACAAGACGCAGGAGGCGAAGTTCGCGGCGGTGGCTGATGATATTGCTGAGCGCCAGGCCAAGGGCCAGCCGGTGCTGGTGGGTACCACCTCGGTGGAGCGCTCGGAGTACCTGTCTGAGCTGCTCAAGCGGCGGGGGATTAAGCACAACGTGCTCAACGCCAAGCACCATGAGCAGGAGGCGCAGATCGTTGCGCAGGCGGGGCTTCCGGGCGCGGTGACGGTGGCCACGAACATGGCTGGTCGTGGTACGGACATCGTGCTGGGCGGCAACTCCGATATCTTGCTGGACATCCGGCTGCGCGACCGCGGCCTGGACCCGGTCGAGGATGAGGAGGCCTACCAGCAGGCCTGGGAGGCCGAGCTGGAGGGCTCGAAGGAGCGCACGCAGCGCCTGGGCGACCGGGTGCGGGAGGCCGGCGGCCTGTGCGTGATTGGTACGGAGCGCCACGAGTCGCGCCGTATTGATAACCAGCTGCGTGGTCGTTCCGCCCGTCAGGGTGACCCCGGCGAGACGCGGTTCTACCTGTCGATGCGCGATGACCTCATGGTGCGCTTTGTGGGCCAGTCCATGGAGAACATGATGAACCGGCTCAACGTGCCGGATGATGTGCCCATCGAGGCCAAGATGGTGACCAACTCCATCAAGGGCGCGCAGACTCAGGTGGAGAACCAGAACTTTGAGATGCGCAAGAACGTGCTCAAGTATGACGAGGTTCTCAACGAGCAGCGCAAGGTCATCTACCGGGAGCGCAAGGAGATCCTGGAGGCCACGGACATCCGCGAGTACATCCAGCACATGATCGATGAGACGGTGGGCGCCTACGTCGATGGCGCGACCGCGGTCGGTTACGTGGAGGACTGGGACTTAGACGAGCTGTGGCACGCCCTGGAGTCCCTCTACGGGCCTTCCTTCGGGTGGCGTGAGCTGCTTGACGGATCGGAGTACGGCGCCCCCGGTGAGCTGTCTGCCACGGACCTCAAGCGCGCTCTGCTTGCCGACGCCCACGCCCAGTACGCCGAGCTGGAGAGCAACGTCGCCGCCGTCGGTGGCGATGACCAAATGCGCGAGGTCGAGCGCATGATCATTCTTCCGGTCATCGACCAGAAGTGGCGTGAGCACCTCTATGAGATGGACTACCTCAAGGAGGGCATTGGCCTGCGCGCGATGGCGCAGCGCGACCCGCTGGTGGAATACCAGAAGGAAGGCGGCGAGATGTTCCGCGCGATGAATGACGCCATCAAGGAAGAGACCGTGCGCCAGCTGTTCTTGCTGCGCAAGCAGTTCGCCGCACCGCAGGAGGCCTAG
- a CDS encoding WhiB family transcriptional regulator has product MDWRHEAVCRDEDPELFFPVGNSGPALAQIAKAKLVCNRCPVTSQCLRWALETGQDAGVWGGLSEDERRALKRRNNRGRRARVAV; this is encoded by the coding sequence ATGGATTGGCGTCATGAGGCTGTCTGCCGCGACGAAGACCCCGAGCTGTTCTTCCCGGTTGGCAACTCCGGCCCGGCCCTGGCGCAGATCGCCAAGGCCAAGCTGGTGTGCAACCGCTGCCCGGTGACCTCCCAGTGCCTGCGCTGGGCGCTGGAAACCGGCCAGGATGCCGGCGTATGGGGCGGCTTGTCCGAAGACGAGCGCCGCGCGCTCAAGCGCCGCAACAACCGCGGCCGCCGCGCCCGGGTCGCCGTCTAA
- a CDS encoding 50S ribosomal protein bL37, producing the protein MSKRGRKRKDRRRKSANHGKRPNA; encoded by the coding sequence ATGAGCAAGCGTGGCCGCAAGCGCAAGGATCGTCGCCGTAAGTCCGCCAACCACGGTAAGCGCCCCAACGCTTAA
- a CDS encoding HAD family hydrolase, translating to MRGLIVDYVGVLDGPEEDQRRWRNLFAAARKNGVGTAILSNDPGGPAAEPIREWEFRGVVDAVLLSGEIGAEKPETEAFRIAADSLELPMKDCVLIDDSIVNVRAAVESGLVGVLYQSFDRTVVEIMGLFDIEGEF from the coding sequence GTGCGAGGACTCATCGTCGACTACGTGGGCGTGCTCGACGGCCCCGAGGAGGATCAGCGGCGCTGGCGCAACCTTTTTGCCGCCGCCCGGAAGAACGGTGTGGGCACCGCGATCCTGTCCAATGATCCGGGTGGCCCCGCGGCTGAGCCGATCCGGGAGTGGGAATTCCGGGGCGTGGTTGATGCGGTGCTGCTCTCTGGCGAGATCGGCGCGGAAAAGCCGGAGACGGAGGCCTTCCGCATCGCCGCGGACTCGCTGGAGCTGCCCATGAAGGACTGCGTCCTCATCGATGATTCGATTGTCAACGTGCGCGCGGCGGTCGAGTCTGGCCTGGTGGGGGTGCTCTACCAGAGCTTTGACCGCACGGTCGTGGAGATCATGGGACTTTTTGATATTGAAGGGGAGTTCTAG
- the rsgA gene encoding ribosome small subunit-dependent GTPase A, producing MARRHYDESDVRIRPGKGTRPRTKQRPRHDDALFGMVVTKDRGRWGVVLDEHPQPDNPVVCMRARELGRVPIEVGDRVGVVGDTSGRPGTLARIVKLEPRSSVLRRTADDTDPYERIVVANAALLLIVSAVADPPPRAGFVERSLIAAFVGGLRPVLCLTKTDLDDPSSFAAEFADLDVPVVSCGINDDLSELHGLIDGHVCAVIGHSGVGKSTLVNRLVPGAARATGAVSEVGKGRHTSTQSVALQLPGAQGGWIIDTPGIRSFGLAHVDADSIIAVFDDLAAAAESCPRGCTHAGPPADPECGLDELTGASARRADAVRDLLAALRTNTEWD from the coding sequence GTGGCTAGGCGCCACTACGACGAATCGGATGTGCGCATCCGCCCCGGGAAGGGCACCCGGCCGCGCACCAAGCAGCGCCCCCGCCACGACGACGCCCTGTTTGGCATGGTGGTGACCAAGGACCGGGGCCGCTGGGGGGTGGTGCTCGACGAGCACCCCCAGCCAGACAACCCCGTGGTGTGCATGCGCGCCCGGGAGCTCGGGCGCGTGCCCATCGAGGTCGGCGACCGCGTCGGCGTGGTGGGAGATACCTCGGGCCGGCCGGGAACGCTGGCGCGCATCGTCAAACTTGAGCCGCGCTCATCCGTGCTGCGCCGCACCGCCGATGACACCGACCCCTACGAGCGCATCGTGGTAGCCAACGCCGCCCTCTTGCTCATCGTCTCAGCGGTGGCTGATCCCCCGCCACGGGCCGGATTTGTGGAACGCTCGCTCATCGCCGCCTTCGTCGGCGGCCTGCGCCCGGTGCTGTGCCTGACCAAAACGGACCTGGACGACCCGAGCTCCTTCGCAGCGGAGTTCGCGGACCTGGATGTGCCGGTGGTCAGCTGTGGCATCAACGACGACCTCTCCGAGCTCCACGGGCTCATCGACGGCCACGTCTGCGCCGTCATCGGGCACTCAGGGGTGGGCAAATCCACGCTGGTCAACCGGCTGGTCCCCGGGGCCGCCCGGGCAACGGGCGCGGTCTCTGAGGTGGGCAAGGGGCGCCACACCTCCACCCAGTCGGTGGCCCTTCAGCTGCCCGGCGCGCAGGGCGGGTGGATCATTGACACCCCGGGGATTCGCTCCTTTGGGCTTGCTCACGTGGACGCGGACAGCATCATCGCCGTCTTTGATGACCTCGCCGCGGCAGCCGAGTCCTGCCCTCGCGGGTGCACCCACGCGGGCCCGCCTGCGGACCCCGAATGCGGCCTCGACGAGCTGACCGGGGCGAGCGCCCGACGTGCCGACGCCGTGCGGGACCTGCTGGCCGCCCTGCGCACGAACACCGAGTGGGACTAG
- a CDS encoding sigma-70 family RNA polymerase sigma factor gives MGDKELTSRFEQEALPLLDQLYGGALKMTRNPADAQDLVQETYMKAFQAFDRFKQGTNLKAWLYRIMTNTYINSYRKKQRQPVQTSADEVTDRQLYTTSSHDSTGLESAEVEALKRLPNQQIIDALGQLRDDYRMAVYYADVEGLAYKEIAEIMGTPVGTVMSRLHRGRKQLRGLLKEVAHEHGIGLDAPDTEKTDKQRTRKANHA, from the coding sequence ATGGGAGACAAAGAGCTGACCAGTCGTTTTGAGCAGGAGGCCCTGCCTTTGCTTGATCAGCTCTACGGTGGGGCGCTGAAAATGACCCGCAATCCGGCCGATGCGCAGGACCTGGTCCAGGAGACCTATATGAAGGCCTTCCAGGCCTTTGACCGCTTCAAACAGGGCACTAACCTCAAGGCCTGGCTCTATCGCATCATGACCAATACCTACATCAATAGCTATCGCAAGAAGCAGCGCCAGCCGGTCCAAACCTCCGCCGATGAGGTCACCGACAGGCAGCTCTACACCACCTCCTCGCACGATTCGACGGGCCTGGAGTCCGCGGAGGTGGAGGCGCTCAAACGGCTGCCCAACCAACAGATCATCGACGCCCTAGGCCAGCTGCGCGACGACTACCGCATGGCCGTCTACTACGCCGACGTGGAGGGGCTGGCGTACAAGGAAATCGCCGAGATTATGGGCACGCCCGTGGGCACGGTGATGAGCCGGCTGCACCGGGGAAGAAAACAACTACGGGGATTGTTAAAGGAAGTGGCGCACGAGCACGGCATCGGGCTGGATGCGCCCGACACGGAGAAGACCGACAAGCAGCGCACGAGGAAGGCGAATCACGCATGA